The proteins below come from a single Staphylococcus sp. MI 10-1553 genomic window:
- the nrdR gene encoding transcriptional regulator NrdR, translated as MKCPKCNHTQSRVVDSRHADDMNAIRRRRECDNCGTRFTTFEHIEMSPLIVVKKDGTREQFNREKILNGLVRSCEKRPVRFQQLEEITNQVEWKLREEGIAEVSSRDIGEYVMDLLMHVDQVSYVRFASVYREFKDVDQLLQSMQGILKENKRSE; from the coding sequence GTGAAATGTCCAAAATGCAATCATACCCAATCTCGAGTAGTGGATTCGAGACATGCAGATGATATGAATGCAATTAGAAGAAGACGTGAATGTGACAATTGTGGTACACGTTTCACTACTTTTGAACACATAGAAATGAGTCCGCTCATCGTCGTAAAAAAAGATGGTACACGCGAACAGTTCAATCGAGAAAAAATATTAAATGGTTTAGTACGCTCGTGTGAAAAGCGACCAGTCCGTTTCCAACAATTAGAAGAAATTACGAATCAAGTCGAATGGAAATTGCGTGAAGAAGGCATTGCAGAAGTGTCTTCTAGAGATATTGGAGAGTATGTAATGGATTTATTGATGCATGTTGACCAAGTATCTTATGTCCGATTTGCCTCTGTATATCGTGAATTTAAAGATGTGGATCAATTATTACAATCTATGCAAGGGATATTGAAAGAAAACAAGCGGAGTGAATAA
- a CDS encoding replication initiation and membrane attachment family protein has protein sequence MNQFMYQNQLSPHDGFIVMRPFQYHAVHYDILNRLFTPLIGAEAIGVYQFLNQFESATFDQGFTHYTIMSELKLSLGRFREFLDLLEGIGLLKTFVRQSENTTRFVYELIPPPTPERFFNDPMLSIYFYEVVGQERYHTLKNYFIPTQLDLAGFSNVTKKFTDVFKVPKQQVVTSDVALKASQYQGVDLTDVTFDFELLADMLQTHYVSQAILSEPTKSLIVQLATLYRLSPDVMKTIILKSLNADQSLSVKDLRKQAQSYYLMEHQQQLPSLQPQVTATVSEQTSQAQEESVSNWDEWFDLMDQTSPIVMLTEYGGSEPPRYQKDMVEELVQREGFNFGVINILLQYVMQKTDNNLPEKYVYSVGSTWKKSGVTDARSAYEKAMEIQKNQEKSKQKRMESYTQNANGKFYNKKEKQPRWVTHPEEYEQKEEDQEALEKDRAAFLKRLEQKRRAGED, from the coding sequence ATGAATCAATTTATGTATCAAAATCAGTTAAGTCCGCACGATGGATTTATCGTCATGCGTCCATTTCAATATCATGCAGTTCACTATGATATTTTGAATCGGTTATTCACACCGTTAATCGGTGCTGAAGCAATCGGTGTGTACCAATTTTTAAACCAATTTGAGTCTGCTACGTTCGACCAAGGTTTTACACATTATACAATTATGTCAGAATTAAAACTGAGTCTCGGTCGTTTTAGAGAGTTTTTAGATTTGTTGGAAGGCATAGGGCTCTTAAAAACGTTCGTCCGTCAATCTGAAAATACGACACGATTTGTGTATGAACTGATACCACCGCCCACACCAGAGCGTTTTTTTAATGATCCGATGTTGTCGATTTATTTTTATGAAGTTGTCGGACAGGAACGGTATCATACATTGAAAAATTATTTTATACCAACACAACTAGATTTGGCGGGATTTTCAAATGTGACGAAAAAGTTCACGGATGTTTTTAAAGTGCCTAAACAACAAGTGGTAACTTCAGATGTAGCGCTCAAAGCATCGCAATATCAAGGTGTTGATTTAACAGATGTGACGTTTGATTTTGAATTGTTAGCCGATATGTTGCAGACACATTATGTAAGTCAAGCAATTTTATCTGAACCAACAAAATCGCTTATCGTTCAATTGGCGACACTATATCGTTTATCTCCTGATGTGATGAAAACGATTATTTTGAAATCGCTCAATGCAGATCAGTCTTTATCCGTTAAAGATTTACGCAAACAAGCACAAAGTTACTATTTAATGGAACATCAACAACAATTACCATCATTACAACCGCAAGTGACAGCGACCGTTTCAGAACAAACGTCTCAAGCACAAGAAGAATCGGTGTCAAATTGGGATGAGTGGTTTGATTTAATGGATCAAACGAGTCCGATTGTTATGCTCACGGAATATGGTGGTTCTGAGCCACCTCGTTACCAAAAAGACATGGTGGAAGAATTAGTGCAACGTGAAGGCTTTAATTTCGGGGTCATCAATATATTATTGCAGTATGTGATGCAAAAAACGGATAATAACTTGCCGGAAAAATATGTCTATTCCGTTGGTTCAACATGGAAAAAAAGTGGTGTGACGGACGCGCGTTCTGCATATGAAAAGGCGATGGAAATTCAAAAAAACCAGGAAAAATCGAAACAAAAACGGATGGAAAGCTACACTCAAAACGCAAATGGTAAATTTTATAACAAAAAAGAAAAACAACCGCGTTGGGTGACGCATCCAGAAGAATACGAACAAAAAGAAGAAGATCAAGAAGCATTGGAAAAAGATCGTGCAGCGTTCTTGAAAAGATTAGAACAAAAGAGAAGGGCGGGTGAAGATTAA
- the dnaI gene encoding primosomal protein DnaI, whose amino-acid sequence MKSFKSIVGGNHAFEQKIQQIKKQVLADPDVKAFLAEHQSEVTNRMIEEDLNILQEYKDQQKRYDGTHTFENCPNFVKGHIPELYIDQQHIKIRYKPCPCKIRHDEEQNAKSMITSFHMHPDTLNAKIKDIYMTRRNRLDLAMQLDDLIDAIIEKRPVKGFYLYGEFGTGKSFILGAIANELKNNRIPSMIIYVPEFIRTLKNGFKDGTTAKRIEQVREARVLFLDDLGAEDMTPWVRDEVLGPILHYRMIQELPTFFSSNMNFEELETHLADTKNGVDRMKAKRIMERVKTLSMPYLLEGENYRKH is encoded by the coding sequence ATGAAAAGTTTCAAAAGTATCGTCGGTGGCAATCATGCTTTTGAACAAAAGATTCAACAGATTAAAAAGCAAGTGTTAGCAGATCCAGATGTGAAAGCATTTTTAGCCGAACACCAATCTGAAGTAACGAACCGTATGATTGAGGAAGATTTGAATATTTTACAGGAATATAAAGATCAGCAAAAGCGTTACGACGGGACACATACATTCGAGAATTGTCCTAATTTTGTAAAAGGTCACATTCCTGAATTGTATATTGATCAACAGCACATCAAAATTCGTTACAAGCCTTGCCCATGTAAAATCAGGCACGACGAGGAACAAAATGCGAAAAGTATGATTACTTCATTTCATATGCATCCAGATACGTTAAATGCCAAAATTAAAGATATTTATATGACAAGACGCAATCGTTTAGATTTAGCGATGCAGTTAGACGATTTAATTGATGCAATTATTGAAAAGCGTCCGGTCAAAGGTTTTTATTTATATGGTGAGTTCGGTACAGGGAAGTCTTTTATTTTAGGTGCGATTGCGAACGAGTTGAAAAATAACCGTATCCCATCAATGATTATTTATGTACCAGAGTTTATTCGGACGTTGAAAAATGGTTTTAAAGATGGCACGACTGCGAAACGTATTGAACAAGTTCGTGAAGCGCGCGTATTATTTTTAGACGATTTAGGTGCTGAAGATATGACACCATGGGTACGTGATGAGGTGCTCGGTCCTATTTTACATTACCGTATGATTCAAGAACTTCCTACATTTTTCAGCTCAAATATGAATTTTGAAGAGTTAGAAACTCATTTAGCTGATACAAAAAATGGTGTCGATCGAATGAAAGCAAAACGTATTATGGAACGTGTGAAAACTTTGAGTATGCCTTATTTACTTGAAGGGGAAAATTATCGTAAGCATTGA
- the thrS gene encoding threonine--tRNA ligase — protein sequence MAEIKVQFPDGNEKAFEKGTTTEEIAQSISPGLRKKAVAGKFNQQLVDLTRPLEEDGAIEIITPGSDEALEVLRHSTAHLMAQALKRLYGDVHFGVGPVIDGGFYYDFDMEEKVSSDDFEKIEKTMKQIIEENHKVERQVVSRDEAKSFFANDPYKLELIEAIPEDEQVTLYSQGEFTDLCRGVHVPSTSKIKAFKLLSTAGAYWRGDSNNKMLQRIYGTAFFDKKDLKAHLQLLEERKERDHRRIGKEMELFTNNQLVGAGLPLWLPNGATIRREIERYIVDKEISLGYDHVYTPVMANVELYKTSGHWDHYQEDMFPPMQLDADEAMVLRPMNCPHHMMIYANKPHSYRELPIRIAELGTMHRYEASGAVSGLQRVRGMTLNDAHIFVRPDQIKEEFKRVVQMILDVYEDFGFEDYKFRLSYRDKADKEKYYDDDDMWNTAEAMLKEAVDEMNLPYEEAIGEAAFYGPKLDVQVKTAMGKEETLSTAQLDFLLPKKFELTYIGKDGEHHQPVVIHRGVVSTMERFVAFLTEETKGAFPTWLAPQQVEIIPVNNDLHYDYARQIHDELKSQGVRVHIDDRNEKMGYKIREAQMKKIPYQLVVGDKELENSEVNVRQYGSKDQKTVEKDTFIWDLVDEIRLKKQR from the coding sequence ATGGCAGAAATTAAAGTGCAGTTCCCAGATGGTAATGAAAAAGCATTTGAAAAGGGCACGACAACAGAAGAAATTGCGCAATCTATTAGTCCAGGATTGCGAAAAAAAGCCGTTGCAGGTAAATTCAATCAACAATTGGTCGACTTGACACGTCCTTTAGAAGAAGATGGCGCAATTGAAATTATTACGCCTGGCAGTGATGAAGCGTTAGAAGTGTTGAGACATTCAACAGCGCATTTAATGGCACAAGCATTAAAACGTTTGTATGGTGATGTGCATTTTGGTGTCGGTCCAGTGATTGATGGTGGTTTCTACTATGACTTCGATATGGAAGAAAAGGTTTCAAGTGATGATTTTGAAAAGATAGAAAAGACAATGAAACAAATCATTGAAGAAAATCATAAAGTCGAACGTCAAGTCGTTTCAAGAGACGAAGCGAAGTCATTTTTTGCAAACGATCCATATAAATTGGAATTAATTGAGGCGATTCCAGAAGACGAACAAGTGACATTGTACAGTCAAGGTGAATTTACTGATTTATGTCGTGGTGTACACGTCCCAAGTACTTCGAAAATTAAGGCGTTCAAATTGTTATCAACTGCTGGTGCGTATTGGCGTGGCGACAGCAATAATAAAATGTTGCAACGTATTTACGGTACAGCATTTTTTGACAAGAAAGACTTAAAAGCACATCTTCAATTGTTAGAAGAGCGTAAAGAGCGTGATCACCGCCGTATCGGTAAAGAAATGGAATTATTTACAAACAATCAACTTGTTGGTGCTGGTTTACCTTTATGGTTACCAAATGGTGCGACAATTCGCCGTGAAATAGAACGTTATATTGTCGATAAAGAAATTAGCCTCGGTTATGATCATGTGTACACTCCAGTAATGGCTAATGTCGAATTGTACAAAACTTCTGGTCATTGGGACCATTACCAAGAGGACATGTTCCCGCCAATGCAACTGGATGCGGACGAAGCGATGGTATTGAGACCGATGAACTGTCCGCACCATATGATGATTTATGCGAACAAACCACACTCATATCGTGAGTTACCAATTCGTATTGCAGAACTTGGTACAATGCACCGTTATGAAGCAAGTGGTGCTGTATCGGGTTTACAACGTGTGCGAGGTATGACTTTAAACGATGCGCATATTTTCGTACGACCAGACCAAATTAAAGAAGAGTTCAAACGCGTTGTTCAAATGATTTTGGATGTGTACGAGGACTTTGGCTTTGAAGATTACAAATTCCGTTTAAGTTATCGTGATAAAGCGGATAAAGAAAAATATTATGACGATGACGATATGTGGAACACTGCTGAAGCGATGTTAAAAGAAGCGGTAGATGAAATGAATTTACCGTATGAAGAAGCCATTGGTGAAGCAGCGTTCTATGGCCCTAAATTAGACGTTCAAGTAAAAACAGCAATGGGTAAAGAAGAAACGTTGTCTACAGCACAACTTGACTTCTTATTACCGAAGAAGTTTGAACTCACATATATTGGTAAAGATGGCGAACATCATCAACCTGTTGTAATTCACCGTGGTGTTGTTTCAACAATGGAACGTTTCGTTGCCTTTTTAACAGAAGAAACAAAAGGGGCATTCCCAACTTGGTTAGCACCACAACAAGTTGAAATTATTCCAGTTAATAACGATTTGCATTACGATTATGCACGACAAATCCATGACGAATTAAAATCTCAAGGTGTGCGTGTGCATATTGATGATCGTAATGAAAAAATGGGTTATAAAATCCGTGAAGCACAAATGAAGAAAATTCCATATCAGCTTGTTGTCGGGGATAAAGAACTTGAAAACAGTGAAGTCAATGTCCGTCAATACGGTTCAAAAGACCAAAAAACAGTTGAAAAAGATACATTTATTTGGGACTTAGTTGATGAAATTCGTTTGAAAAAACAAAGATAA
- a CDS encoding amino acid permease codes for MSNEKTENQHAVQRHLKDRHISMIAIGGAIGTGLFMTSGGAIHDAGPLGALLGYAIIGVMVFFLMTSLGEMATYLPVTGSFSTYATRFVDPSLGFALGWNYWFNWVITVAADVTIAAQVIQYWVPLQFLPAWAWSCIFMVIIFSLNALSVQVYGESEYWFAFIKVATVIVFIVVGLLTILGIMGGQAVGFDTFTTGDAPILGDGFGGSLLVVFGVFLVAGFSFQGTELVGITAGESENPQRAVPKAIKQVFWRILLFYILAIFIIGMLIPYNSSALMGGGDDIATSPFTLVFKNAGLAFAASFMNAVILTSVLSAGNSGMYASTRMLYSMGKDGLASKAFSRTNKNGTPILSMLSTAVIVVFIFVLQHVSGDAYEYIVAASGLTGFIAWVGIAVSHYRFRKAFAAQNYDVYKLKYQAKWFPFGPILAAVLCIIVIIGQDVDFIQTGDFDINRFLITYMGIPVFLAFFIYHKVRYKTKMIPLKDVNLDPNVETVEKNFQKNID; via the coding sequence ATGAGTAATGAAAAAACGGAAAATCAACATGCAGTTCAACGCCATCTCAAAGACCGTCATATTTCGATGATTGCGATAGGTGGTGCGATTGGGACTGGACTGTTTATGACATCTGGAGGCGCTATTCATGATGCGGGGCCTTTAGGTGCACTTTTAGGCTATGCGATTATCGGTGTTATGGTGTTCTTCTTAATGACATCACTAGGGGAAATGGCGACGTATTTACCTGTTACAGGCTCGTTTAGTACGTATGCCACACGTTTTGTCGATCCATCTTTAGGATTTGCTTTAGGATGGAACTATTGGTTTAACTGGGTCATTACAGTAGCGGCCGACGTTACGATTGCTGCTCAAGTCATCCAATATTGGGTGCCACTACAATTTTTACCTGCTTGGGCATGGAGTTGTATTTTCATGGTTATTATTTTTAGCCTTAATGCCTTGTCTGTCCAAGTATATGGTGAGAGCGAATATTGGTTTGCATTCATCAAAGTAGCGACGGTTATTGTCTTTATTGTTGTAGGTTTACTGACAATTTTAGGGATTATGGGCGGTCAAGCAGTGGGCTTTGATACATTTACGACTGGAGATGCACCGATATTAGGTGACGGTTTTGGTGGTAGCTTGCTTGTTGTGTTCGGTGTGTTCTTAGTCGCTGGGTTCTCTTTCCAAGGTACTGAGTTAGTCGGGATTACTGCAGGTGAGTCTGAAAATCCTCAGCGTGCCGTACCGAAAGCGATTAAGCAAGTGTTTTGGAGAATTTTACTCTTTTACATTTTAGCTATCTTTATTATCGGGATGCTCATTCCTTACAACTCTTCTGCCTTAATGGGTGGTGGTGATGATATTGCAACTTCTCCATTTACACTCGTCTTTAAAAATGCAGGACTCGCGTTTGCTGCCTCATTTATGAATGCCGTGATTTTAACATCTGTATTATCGGCTGGTAACTCTGGTATGTATGCAAGCACACGGATGTTGTATTCGATGGGTAAAGACGGTCTCGCATCTAAAGCGTTTAGCCGTACAAATAAAAACGGTACACCGATATTGTCGATGCTATCTACTGCAGTAATCGTTGTGTTTATTTTTGTATTGCAACATGTAAGTGGCGATGCGTACGAATATATTGTTGCAGCGAGCGGTCTTACAGGTTTTATCGCATGGGTAGGTATTGCTGTCAGTCATTATCGCTTCCGAAAAGCGTTTGCTGCACAAAATTACGATGTCTATAAATTAAAGTATCAAGCGAAGTGGTTCCCATTTGGTCCGATTCTCGCTGCTGTACTTTGTATTATTGTCATTATCGGACAAGATGTTGATTTTATTCAAACTGGTGATTTTGATATAAATCGATTTTTAATTACTTACATGGGGATTCCAGTATTTTTAGCGTTCTTTATCTATCATAAAGTCCGCTATAAAACGAAAATGATTCCATTAAAAGACGTCAACTTAGATCCGAATGTGGAAACAGTTGAAAAAAACTTTCAAAAAAACATTGACTAA
- the infC gene encoding translation initiation factor IF-3, whose protein sequence is MSTIAKDQTQVNEKIRAKELRVIGQNGDQIGLKSKNEALEMAERLGLDVVVVAPNAKPPVARIMDYGKYKFEQQKKEKEMKKKQKIINVKEIRLSPTIEEHDFNTKLKNGRKFLTKGDKVKVSIRFRGRAITHKEIGQRVLERYAEACQDLATIEQKPKMEGRQMFLMLAPINEK, encoded by the coding sequence GTGTCAACCATAGCTAAAGATCAAACGCAAGTTAACGAAAAGATTCGCGCAAAAGAATTACGTGTCATCGGACAGAATGGTGACCAAATCGGATTGAAATCTAAAAATGAAGCATTGGAAATGGCAGAACGACTTGGTTTGGATGTAGTCGTTGTTGCGCCAAATGCTAAACCGCCTGTTGCTCGTATTATGGATTACGGTAAATACAAATTCGAGCAACAGAAAAAAGAAAAAGAAATGAAGAAGAAACAAAAAATCATCAACGTTAAAGAAATCCGTTTAAGCCCAACAATTGAAGAACACGACTTCAATACTAAGCTTAAAAACGGACGCAAGTTCTTAACGAAAGGTGACAAAGTTAAAGTTTCAATTCGTTTCAGAGGGCGTGCGATTACGCATAAAGAAATTGGACAACGCGTGTTAGAGCGATATGCTGAAGCGTGTCAAGACCTTGCAACAATCGAGCAAAAGCCGAAAATGGAAGGTCGCCAAATGTTCCTTATGTTAGCCCCAATTAATGAAAAATAA
- the rpmI gene encoding 50S ribosomal protein L35: MPKMKTHRGAAKRVKRTGSGQLKRSRAYTSHLFANKSTKQKRQLRKASLVSKSDAKRVKQLLTYVK; the protein is encoded by the coding sequence ATGCCTAAAATGAAAACCCACCGCGGAGCTGCGAAACGTGTAAAAAGAACTGGATCTGGTCAACTCAAACGTTCTAGAGCCTACACTTCACACTTATTCGCTAACAAATCTACAAAGCAAAAGCGTCAATTACGTAAAGCTTCATTAGTATCAAAAAGTGATGCAAAACGCGTAAAACAATTATTAACATACGTTAAATAA
- the rplT gene encoding 50S ribosomal protein L20, whose product MPRVKGGTVTRARRKKTIKLAKGYFGAKSTLYKVAKQQVMKSGQYAFRDRRQRKRDFRKLWITRINAAARQHDMSYSRLMNGLKQAGIDINRKMLSEIAISDEKAFAELVNQAKAALK is encoded by the coding sequence ATGCCACGTGTTAAAGGTGGAACAGTAACAAGAGCGCGTCGTAAAAAGACAATCAAATTAGCTAAAGGTTACTTTGGTGCGAAAAGCACATTATATAAAGTTGCAAAACAACAAGTTATGAAATCAGGTCAATATGCATTCCGTGACCGTCGTCAAAGAAAACGTGATTTCCGTAAATTATGGATTACACGTATCAATGCGGCTGCACGTCAACATGACATGAGTTATTCTCGTTTAATGAACGGTTTAAAACAAGCGGGTATTGACATTAACCGTAAAATGTTATCAGAAATCGCAATCTCAGATGAGAAAGCATTTGCTGAATTAGTAAACCAAGCGAAAGCAGCTTTAAAATAG
- a CDS encoding NUDIX domain-containing protein, whose translation MSKFDEQITVVPRRLLFEEEALAFNGFLDQSEENGQKIYEKLSQYEVKRRGDMEEDPSFKQLISYCLIENEHDEVLVYERLSGGGEARLHGNASIGVGGHMNDVPEAHHIDEVIKTNASRELEEEIGVKINDQTPLEFLGFINDDNNEVGQVHIGVVFKVKVKQQDVEVRETDTLKIQWQPLSQINDTSAFESWSALILEQLK comes from the coding sequence ATGTCAAAATTTGATGAACAAATTACTGTAGTCCCACGCCGTCTACTATTTGAAGAAGAGGCGCTCGCATTTAATGGATTTTTAGATCAATCTGAAGAGAACGGTCAAAAAATTTATGAAAAGCTCTCTCAATATGAAGTGAAAAGACGCGGTGATATGGAAGAAGATCCAAGTTTTAAACAATTGATTAGTTATTGTTTAATTGAAAATGAGCATGATGAAGTACTTGTCTATGAACGATTATCAGGTGGCGGAGAGGCACGACTTCACGGCAACGCATCTATCGGTGTAGGCGGACATATGAATGATGTTCCCGAAGCGCACCATATTGATGAAGTGATTAAAACAAATGCAAGTCGAGAACTTGAAGAGGAAATTGGTGTTAAAATTAACGATCAAACACCGCTTGAATTCCTTGGCTTTATTAATGACGATAATAATGAAGTCGGTCAAGTTCATATCGGTGTAGTGTTTAAAGTAAAGGTTAAACAACAAGATGTCGAAGTGCGTGAAACGGATACTTTAAAGATTCAGTGGCAGCCATTAAGCCAAATTAACGATACAAGCGCATTCGAATCGTGGAGCGCGTTAATATTAGAGCAGTTGAAATAG